The following are encoded in a window of Cucurbita pepo subsp. pepo cultivar mu-cu-16 chromosome LG12, ASM280686v2, whole genome shotgun sequence genomic DNA:
- the LOC111806388 gene encoding protein IQ-DOMAIN 1-like, with the protein MGSSRNWLKSLISHKKPHQITEQEKVGDGNKKKWRLWRSVSDGNGSSSKLTKKEFLESTESHDSKLLANAVAAVARAPLKDFVVVRQHWAALRIQTAFRGFLARRALRALKAVVRLQAIFRGRQVRNQAAVTLRCMQALLRVQARVRARPVTADGSQEEADPIKQAEKGWCDNPGTVEEVKNKHQMRKEGAAKRERALAYSILQQRSKSCASPKRGTSKQMLQQRKFDKNYKQQDLSWLDRWMAANSWETASLDTVPPGNTPFSRRSEDVGYFPDSFRTRKNNVTTRISAPPNQIARSPSSSESVYDEYSASMSSSTSGAVGAAAGEEEIRSKPSYMYPTASIKAKQRTGGGRTPVVENRETTSNSTCSESSGRLCRDMYQEPPFGRRDWVRC; encoded by the exons ATGGGTTCTTCAAGAAATTGGCTCAAATCTCTCATCAGTCACAAAAAGCCTCATCAGATTACGGAGCAA GAGAAAGTTGGGGATGGgaacaagaagaaatggagGCTATGGAGGAGCGTATCTGATGGAAATGGTTCATCGAGTAAACTTACGAAGAAGGAATTTCTCGAATCAACAGAATCGCACGATTCGAAGCTTTTGGCTAATGCTGTGGCGGCGGTGGCTCGAGCTCCGTTGAAGGATTTCGTGGTGGTGCGACAGCATTGGGCAGCTCTTCGGATCCAGACGGCTTTTCGTGGCTTCTTG GCAAGAAGGGCGTTGAGGGCTTTGAAGGCAGTGGTGAGGCTTCAGGCCATATTTCGGGGTCGGCAAGTGAGGAACCAGGCCGCTGTGACACTGAGGTGTATGCAGGCGCTGCTTCGAGTTCAAGCCAGAGTTAGAGCTAGACCTGTTACTGCTGATGGTTCTCAAGAAGAAGCTGATCCGATCAAGCAGGCTGAG AAGGGATGGTGTGATAATCCGGGAACTGTGGAAGAAGTGAAAAATAAGCATCAGATGAGAAAAGAGGGAGCTGCTAAAAGGGAAAGAGCTCTTGCTTATTCCATTTTACAACAG AGATCAAAATCATGTGCTAGTCCTAAAAGAGGTACGAGCAAACAAATGCTCCAACAGAGGAAGTTTGACAAGAATTACAAGCAGCAGGATTTGAGCTGGTTAGACCGGTGGATGGCGGCCAATTCATGGGAAACCGCTTCATTGGACACTGTCCCGCCGGGAAACACGCCGTTTTCCCGGAGAAGTGAAGATGTAGGCTACTTTCCTGACAGTTTCAGAACCCGAAAAAACAATGTCACGACAAGAATCTCAGCTCCACCCAATCAAATTGCTCGGTCTCCGTCTTCCTCGGAGTCTGTCTACGATGAGTACTCTGCCTCCATGTCGTCGTCGACCTCGGGGGCAGTGGGGGCGGCAGCAGGTGAAGAGGAGATCAGAAGTAAGCCGAGTTATATGTATCCCACGGCGTCAATCAAAGCAAAGCAGAGAACCGGTGGCGGGAGGACTCCGGTGGTCGAAAACCGAGAGACAACGAGCAACAGTACATGTTCTGAGAGTTCAGGGAGGTTATGCCGGGATATGTATCAAGAACCGCCATTTGGACGGCGAGATTGGGTGAGATGCTGA